TGACTGGCACTCGACGCATTTCATCAATAATTCGCCTCCTGCCTAGCATGGTTGACTTGATTTTTAGATTTGTATGCTTGCTCGATTTCCGACCACTGAAACCCAAGTAGCGCGCCAAGATTAGCAAACGATCTTGTTAAATATTCATAATCACCTGTGTATTGGACTCTAGCCGATGCAGAAAACACCTCGTTAAACTCCCTAATGATCAATTCGTTAACCCTTTTTCCTCCGACAACTGCGTAACTCAAATGTTTATGAAAATTGCTATGCCCTAGATCAAGTCCAATCGAAATAACAAAGTGTAAACAATCTACATATTCCTCAAGTGCTTTTTCTCTGTTCATTTCTCTGTTATTCGACCACATCTTAAATCCACGAAACTCTTGTGCTAACTCGCCTAACTCAACTTGTAGAGCTAGCACTTTCCAATACAAATTATCTGCCTCTTTTAGCTCCGGATGCTTATCCATGATGTGTTGATCCAATTCCCTTTGCATCTCAAACAATTCTTTAACGTTCATTTCCCCGCCCCCTCAATCTCCTTAACTTTCGCTTTCAACTCGCTCAACGTCAGCTCGTACAACTGCCTGCCGTCCTCGCATTTCTTATAGTCGTAGCTTAGTAATAATCCTATCTG
This region of Bacillus carboniphilus genomic DNA includes:
- a CDS encoding dUTP diphosphatase, with translation MNVKELFEMQRELDQHIMDKHPELKEADNLYWKVLALQVELGELAQEFRGFKMWSNNREMNREKALEEYVDCLHFVISIGLDLGHSNFHKHLSYAVVGGKRVNELIIREFNEVFSASARVQYTGDYEYLTRSFANLGALLGFQWSEIEQAYKSKNQVNHARQEANY
- the fbpA gene encoding Fur-regulated basic protein FbpA; translation: MLKSEYDRKRDCQIGLLLSYDYKKCEDGRQLYELTLSELKAKVKEIEGAGK